Proteins from one Hemicordylus capensis ecotype Gifberg chromosome 7, rHemCap1.1.pri, whole genome shotgun sequence genomic window:
- the TMEM200B gene encoding transmembrane protein 200B isoform X1: MGAQRRAEGNISYHLGGRWPVDKSVAASGAEARGAMKNHEPSGKKPAGTKAPSRWRRGRFRRKVPSEVTVKGKLRMRSPSGAFVIVGVSVVLVGMIIAVIGYWPHRSLHGTRPRGRPGNSSATDEIKKEVKVSPHPLPHSEKLKLIGPVIMGIGLFIFICANTMLYENRDMETRLLMQRELYSMSLSLPQDASQASSYFQRRPTPSTLQANAECVEGCYEVDLSSSGFQSCSSPVKKWVNSCSSNRLQTAAQFLPHQSVSPSLSLLSVRSDAGNSVPGSLGLSFARGAESVISSAVNALSLPLIKLNNCLLESQGVSRVAVRDLDSHHARLPEEKEEILRLSWTVVPSALQRGELRDSHVVIDMETEPPSATSIERLLRPECTKRGFSSETQIPNSGHSKSLDLGCPGVVSVAPVKDRKHRSWPRLDHIGLINYAKLERGGESSDRLLEQSRELIRGGSGQASREVVIETGSTV; encoded by the coding sequence ATGGCCTGTGGACAAGTCTGTGGCAGCCTCAGGTGCTGAAGCCCGAGGAGCCATGAAGAACCATGAGCCTTCGGGGAAGAAGCCAGCAGGCACGAAGGCTCCTTCCCGGTGGCGCAGGGGCCGGTTCCGGCGGAAGGTCCCCTCTGAGGTGACTGTGAAGGGGAAGCTCCGGATGCGCTCGCCTTCGGGGGCCTTTGTGATCGTGGGGGTCTCCGTGGTCCTGGTGGGCATGATCATCGCTGTCATTGGATACTGGCCCCACCGCAGTCTGCACGGGACGCGGCCCAGAGGTAGGCCAGGGAACTCCAGTGCCACCGATGAGATCAAGAAGGAAGTGaaggtctctccccaccccctccctcacAGCGAGAAGCTGAAGCTCATTGGGCCCGTGATCATGGGCATCGGCCTGTTCATCTTCATCTGTGCCAACACCATGTTGTACGAGAACAGAGATATGGAGACCCGCCTGCTGATGCAGAGGGAGCTCTATTCCATGAGCCTGAGCCTCCCACAGGATGCCAGCCAAGCGAGCAGCTACTTTCAGAGGAGGCCTACCCCGTCCACGCTCCAGGCCAACGCAGAGTGTGTGGAAGGCTGCTATGAGGTAGACCTTTCGTCTAGTGGCTTCCAGTCCTGCTCCAGCCCTGTGAAGAAATGGGTGAACAGCTGCAGCTCAAACAGGCTCCAGACAGCTGCCCAGTTCCTTCCCCACCAGAGCGTCTcgccttctctttccctcttgaGTGTCCGCTCAGATGCGGGCAACTCTGTGCCCGGAAGCCTCGGCCTTTCCTTCGCTCGCGGAGCTGAGTCAGTCATCTCTTCTGCCGTCAACGCCCTCTCGCTGCCCCTCATTAAGCTCAATAACTGCCTCCTGGAAAGCCAGGGGGTCTCCCGGGTGGCAGTCCGAGACTTGGATAGCCATCACGCCAGGTTGccggaggagaaggaggagattcTGAGGCTCTCGTGGACTGTCGTACCCTCAGCTCTGCAAAGAGGCGAACTCAGAGACAGCCATGTCGTCATTGATATGGAGACTGAGCCTCCCTCCGCCACCTCCATTGAGAGACTCCTCCGCCCTGAATGTACGAAGCGAGGATTCAGTTCGGAGACTCAGATCCCTAATTCGGGCCACTCCAAGTCCCTGGACCTAGGCTGCCCAGGGGTGGTTTCTGTGGCTCCCGTCAAGGACCGGAAACACAGGAGCTGGCCTCGGCTGGACCACATCGGCCTCATCAACTATGCAAAACTGGAAAGGGGCGGGGAATCCTCCGATAGGCTTCTAGAGCAAAGTAGGGAGCTGATTAGGGGTGGGAGCGGGCAGGCATCTCGGGAGGTTGTCATAGAAACCGGGTCCACGGTCTGA
- the TMEM200B gene encoding transmembrane protein 200B isoform X2 — protein sequence MKNHEPSGKKPAGTKAPSRWRRGRFRRKVPSEVTVKGKLRMRSPSGAFVIVGVSVVLVGMIIAVIGYWPHRSLHGTRPRGRPGNSSATDEIKKEVKVSPHPLPHSEKLKLIGPVIMGIGLFIFICANTMLYENRDMETRLLMQRELYSMSLSLPQDASQASSYFQRRPTPSTLQANAECVEGCYEVDLSSSGFQSCSSPVKKWVNSCSSNRLQTAAQFLPHQSVSPSLSLLSVRSDAGNSVPGSLGLSFARGAESVISSAVNALSLPLIKLNNCLLESQGVSRVAVRDLDSHHARLPEEKEEILRLSWTVVPSALQRGELRDSHVVIDMETEPPSATSIERLLRPECTKRGFSSETQIPNSGHSKSLDLGCPGVVSVAPVKDRKHRSWPRLDHIGLINYAKLERGGESSDRLLEQSRELIRGGSGQASREVVIETGSTV from the coding sequence ATGAAGAACCATGAGCCTTCGGGGAAGAAGCCAGCAGGCACGAAGGCTCCTTCCCGGTGGCGCAGGGGCCGGTTCCGGCGGAAGGTCCCCTCTGAGGTGACTGTGAAGGGGAAGCTCCGGATGCGCTCGCCTTCGGGGGCCTTTGTGATCGTGGGGGTCTCCGTGGTCCTGGTGGGCATGATCATCGCTGTCATTGGATACTGGCCCCACCGCAGTCTGCACGGGACGCGGCCCAGAGGTAGGCCAGGGAACTCCAGTGCCACCGATGAGATCAAGAAGGAAGTGaaggtctctccccaccccctccctcacAGCGAGAAGCTGAAGCTCATTGGGCCCGTGATCATGGGCATCGGCCTGTTCATCTTCATCTGTGCCAACACCATGTTGTACGAGAACAGAGATATGGAGACCCGCCTGCTGATGCAGAGGGAGCTCTATTCCATGAGCCTGAGCCTCCCACAGGATGCCAGCCAAGCGAGCAGCTACTTTCAGAGGAGGCCTACCCCGTCCACGCTCCAGGCCAACGCAGAGTGTGTGGAAGGCTGCTATGAGGTAGACCTTTCGTCTAGTGGCTTCCAGTCCTGCTCCAGCCCTGTGAAGAAATGGGTGAACAGCTGCAGCTCAAACAGGCTCCAGACAGCTGCCCAGTTCCTTCCCCACCAGAGCGTCTcgccttctctttccctcttgaGTGTCCGCTCAGATGCGGGCAACTCTGTGCCCGGAAGCCTCGGCCTTTCCTTCGCTCGCGGAGCTGAGTCAGTCATCTCTTCTGCCGTCAACGCCCTCTCGCTGCCCCTCATTAAGCTCAATAACTGCCTCCTGGAAAGCCAGGGGGTCTCCCGGGTGGCAGTCCGAGACTTGGATAGCCATCACGCCAGGTTGccggaggagaaggaggagattcTGAGGCTCTCGTGGACTGTCGTACCCTCAGCTCTGCAAAGAGGCGAACTCAGAGACAGCCATGTCGTCATTGATATGGAGACTGAGCCTCCCTCCGCCACCTCCATTGAGAGACTCCTCCGCCCTGAATGTACGAAGCGAGGATTCAGTTCGGAGACTCAGATCCCTAATTCGGGCCACTCCAAGTCCCTGGACCTAGGCTGCCCAGGGGTGGTTTCTGTGGCTCCCGTCAAGGACCGGAAACACAGGAGCTGGCCTCGGCTGGACCACATCGGCCTCATCAACTATGCAAAACTGGAAAGGGGCGGGGAATCCTCCGATAGGCTTCTAGAGCAAAGTAGGGAGCTGATTAGGGGTGGGAGCGGGCAGGCATCTCGGGAGGTTGTCATAGAAACCGGGTCCACGGTCTGA